One Phaseolus vulgaris cultivar G19833 chromosome 11, P. vulgaris v2.0, whole genome shotgun sequence genomic window carries:
- the LOC137834655 gene encoding transcription factor MYB8-like has protein sequence MVRTPYCDKSGLKKGTWTPEEDWKLIAYVTTHGHKNWRQLPKFAGNRSAPVSRCGKSCRLRWMNYLRPGIKRGNYTYEEEERIVKLHKILGNRWSVIASHLPGRSDNEIKNHWHAHLKKRFQHNSETNEEVEASNPKHHSLVESIQEESREVVASSFQNSSLATSQTPDGDFPSPQLTSLSNVLCMISEPEPEPEPASNWNLATDNFADFMEENTDPISAHSWKELYDISFISEFLTPFVTEPESVCSVYDVWGLFN, from the exons ATGGTGAGAACCCCTTACTGTGACAAAAGTGGACTGAAAAAGGGAACATGGACACCAGAAGAAGATTGGAAATTGATTGCTTATGTCACTACACATGGCCATAAGAACTGGCGCCAGTTGCCTAAGTTTGCAGGTAATAGAAGTGCGCCA GTTTCTAGGTGTGGAAAGAGCTGCAGATTGAGGTGGATGAATTACTTAAGGCCAGGCATCAAAAGAGGGAACTACACCTATGAGGAAGAAGAGAGGATTGTCAAACTGCACAAAATTCTTGGAAATAG GTGGTCTGTGATTGCTTCCCACTTACCTGGAAGATCAGATAACGAGATAAAAAATCACTGGCATGCACATCTTAAGAAGCGCTTTCAACACAATTCAGAAACAAATGAAGAGGTTGAAGCTTCCAATCCAAAACACCACTCCCTAGTTGAATCCATTCAAGAGGAATCTCGGGAAGTTGTTGCAAGCAGTTTCCAGAACAGTTCCCTAGCTACTTCCCAAACTCCTGACGGTGATTTTCCATCGCCCCAGCTTACATCATTGAGCAATGTTCTATGCATGATATCCGAACCTGAACCTGAACCTGAACCAGCCAGTAACTGGAATTTGGCTACTGATAACTTTGCTGATTTTATGGAGGAAAACACAGATCCTATAAGTGCACATTCTTGGAAAGAACTTTATGATATTTCGTTCATAAGTGAATTTCTCACTCCTTTTGTGACTGAACCTGAAAGTGTTTGTTCAGTTTATGATGTCTGGGGGCTGTTCAATTAG